One Blastocatellia bacterium DNA window includes the following coding sequences:
- a CDS encoding metallophosphoesterase — protein MRIFAIGDLHLSHAKPKPMWVFGEHWRDHEKKVAENWSSIAQKDDILLIVGDISWAMRLEEARADLDYLAALAGQKIILRGNHDFWWPSKSKLESVLDPSIKFLQASSLIIDNVAIVGTRGWQCPGQIPSADMMTEGKEFSYTEADYKIYQREVARLKQALESLKGKKYQHLIVALHYPPMNAQHEPSGFTELIDKYSAKTCVYGHLHAEAINLAFNGNRNQTQYQLVSADSVSFMPRQIF, from the coding sequence ATGAGAATTTTTGCAATAGGTGATTTACATCTTTCACACGCTAAACCAAAGCCAATGTGGGTTTTTGGTGAGCATTGGCGAGATCATGAAAAAAAAGTAGCTGAAAATTGGTCTAGTATTGCCCAAAAAGATGACATTTTATTAATTGTTGGTGATATTTCTTGGGCTATGCGACTTGAGGAAGCGCGAGCAGATTTAGATTATTTAGCAGCTTTGGCAGGACAAAAGATTATCTTAAGAGGTAATCATGACTTCTGGTGGCCGTCTAAAAGTAAGCTAGAAAGCGTTTTAGACCCTAGCATTAAATTTTTACAAGCTAGCTCATTAATAATTGACAATGTTGCAATTGTAGGAACTCGCGGTTGGCAATGTCCCGGTCAAATACCCAGTGCAGATATGATGACAGAGGGTAAGGAATTTAGCTATACTGAAGCAGACTATAAAATTTACCAACGTGAAGTTGCTAGATTAAAACAAGCACTAGAGTCATTAAAAGGTAAAAAATACCAGCATTTAATTGTTGCCCTACATTATCCTCCAATGAATGCCCAACATGAGCCAAGTGGCTTTACAGAACTGATTGATAAATATTCTGCCAAAACTTGTGTTTATGGACATCTTCACGCTGAAGCAATTAACTTAGCTTTTAATGGGAATCGTAACCAAACACAGTATCAATTAGTTAGTGCTGATAGTGTAAGCTTTATGCCTAGACAGATTTTTTAA
- a CDS encoding patatin-like phospholipase family protein, producing MKPDRPKIGLALSGGAARGIAHIGVLKVLEENNFPIDFIAGTSMGSIIAGAYAAGMKIGLLEEIALSIRWGDVSKVSFSRLAIMTNNPLEKLLRRLMPVSDFAKMKIPLAIVTADVQTGQAVVFTKGDAIRAIRISCSVPGFFAPEIDSEGRMLVDGGIVQNLPVDATRSLGAEKVIAIDVNSGVEMTSHPANIFQILMQSYMVIGRGSAAFQASHSDLLIEPNIGRIRVDELERAADLIAGGEAAMIKALPAAKALLENIEKA from the coding sequence ATGAAGCCAGATCGTCCAAAAATTGGTTTAGCTCTCTCTGGTGGGGCTGCACGTGGTATTGCACATATTGGTGTTTTAAAAGTGCTAGAAGAAAATAACTTTCCCATAGACTTTATTGCTGGGACTAGCATGGGATCAATCATTGCTGGTGCTTATGCTGCGGGAATGAAAATCGGACTACTAGAAGAAATTGCATTAAGTATTCGTTGGGGAGATGTTAGCAAAGTTTCTTTTTCTCGTCTGGCAATTATGACTAACAACCCTTTAGAAAAATTACTGCGGCGTTTAATGCCTGTTTCAGACTTTGCTAAAATGAAGATTCCCTTGGCAATAGTAACAGCAGATGTTCAAACCGGCCAAGCTGTTGTTTTTACTAAAGGTGATGCAATCCGAGCCATTCGCATTAGTTGCAGTGTACCAGGCTTTTTTGCTCCAGAAATTGATAGCGAAGGCCGAATGTTAGTTGATGGTGGAATAGTTCAAAATCTGCCTGTTGATGCTACTAGGTCACTTGGAGCAGAAAAAGTTATTGCAATTGATGTTAATTCAGGTGTTGAAATGACTTCGCATCCTGCTAACATTTTCCAAATTTTAATGCAATCCTATATGGTTATCGGACGGGGATCAGCAGCTTTTCAAGCTAGCCATTCAGATTTACTTATAGAGCCTAATATTGGGCGAATAAGAGTAGACGAATTAGAGCGAGCCGCAGACTTAATTGCTGGAGGAGAAGCAGCTATGATAAAAGCGTTACCAGCAGCAAAAGCATTACTAGAAAATATAGAAAAAGCTTAA